The Euwallacea similis isolate ESF13 chromosome 15, ESF131.1, whole genome shotgun sequence genome has a window encoding:
- the Ude gene encoding transcriptional regulator ATRX homolog: MADKPDTVPGLGFKDKDKALETLQILEGRDPDYQKLAIKGLIGRAKRTLTLTKDKEKLQNINDALKTFDDWLKDFEFKNLSKENKAYLPLSSVQALLPLKEKYGIESELADKFLKAYKENAKGDYKSLRTVSSGENESTWDIIRNKELKKIWKEFEESRPDLWSSEDLPTKEHLRLILWAYSPEASKIKKNVSNYEEKLGSLKISSNNDDSEEEEKSTKEEEKKGSKRKSGGSSGSSASESSNSGSDVETPKKKSKKE, translated from the exons ATGGCAGACAAACCAGATACCGTGCCAGGTTTGGGCTTTAAAGACAAAGACAAAGCTTTGGAGACCCTGCAAATCCTTGAAGGCAGAGACCCGGACTATCAGAAACTAGCAATTAAGGGACTTATTGGACGAGCCAAAAGAACCTTAACTC TCAcaaaagataaagaaaaactcCAAAATATCAACGATGCTTTGAAAACCTTCGATGATTGGCTAAAAGACttcgaattcaaaaatttgtcgAAAGAAAACAAAGCATATCTCCCTTTATCTTCAGTTCAAGCTCTACTTCctctaaaggaaaaatatggTATTGAAAGTGAGTTAGCAGATAAGTTTCTTAAAGCCTATAAAGAAAACGCAAAAGGCGATTACAAGAGCTTGAGAACAGTCTCAAGTGGAGAAAACGAGTCTACATGGGATATAATTCGGAACAAGGAACTCAAGAAAATCTGGAAAGAATTTGAGGAGTCTCGTCCAGATTTATGGAGTAGTGAAGATTTGCCCACAAAAGAGCATTTAAGGTTAATTTTGTGGGCTTATAGTCCGGAGGcgagcaaaattaaaaaaaatgtgtctaaCTATGAGGAAAAGCTGGGCAGTTTGAAGATTTCTAGTAATAATGACGACAGCGAAGAGGAGGAGAAGTCTACGAAGGAGGAGGAGAAGAAAGGTAGTAAGAGGAAATCTGGAGGAAGCAGTGGGAGCAGTGCAAGTGAAAGCAGTAATAGTGGAAGCGATGTAGAGACTCCGAAAAAGAAAAGCAAGAAGGAGTAA
- the LOC136413730 gene encoding zinc finger protein ZFP2-like, whose protein sequence is MGIIINPPGKFKSPAMGTVAAARCCPSGLKGYGSRGPRASQGIRPESDLSPICNVETSPHTPAARGTTNVSRAAVRVVNDLCVNFHREVKCCEGRLGRITSEKKSWEIMEASGSVPVVNDAWRSYATICRLCLQKDGFMLGIFNNIQGKEKSISKKIVDCTALSVRQGDGLPNVICHRCLFKIEFCLEFRQLCFISDATLRQLSGFAKEIAPEENITGPQMPFYDQMLNGGDDNVVMVVDPNALDYESDADSDERHSDIETNDLEINKNVSMCKFCDHAFTDTVECAEHESTAHNSDCPYSCSSCAMNFADRLVYSAHMKSVHKNDKPYNCPQCDRTFARRSDLRKHTIVHTGVKPYTCSVCTKSFSRNTNLSKHMRIHSGTKPFVCSKCPRTFTSRGDLNRHSMIHTGQRPFRCNYCHLSFGRKDKLFRHEQRHWPEENSKDKSEELQVLRQDLGIEDYTYKTGIGDGFEKLPRRGESRENMVINLDPFSHTEFGSETNLQRGHVSDDVLDQSALPSVSADLKEEFKTEDAVAFTDTSRDQITGESFSSDGPNRSVTDSETKRYNCLICTKQFSTPDNLKYHMARHTGHRPFACHVCGKSFIRKRELDRHVVTHTGLKPFKCTKCFKSFGRKDKLVRHLRIHDRRDVPKKFSADKIRKPLFLQQRLMMKNKMEGKVD, encoded by the exons ATgggaataataataaacccCCCAGGTAAATTTAAAAGCCCCGCCATGGGCACCGTGGCAGCTGCACGTTGTTGCCCGTCCGGGCTGAAAGGCTACGGATCGAGGGGCCCACGCGCAAGTCAAGGCATCCGCCCTGAAAGCGACCTCAGTCCTATTTGCAACGTTGAGACATCGCCCCATACACCAGCCGCACGAGGCACGACAAACGTTTCCCGGGCTGCGGTACGTGTTGTAAACGACCTTTGTGTCAATTTTCACAGGGAGGTTAAGTGTTGTGAAGGAAGGCTGGGAAGAATTACAAGTGAAAAAAAGTCGTGGGAAATTATGGAGGCAAGCGGAAGTGTTCCCGTGGTAAATGACGCGTGGAGAAGTTACGCCACTATTTGCCGATTGTGTTTGCAGAAGGATGGGTTCATGTTGGgcattttcaacaatattcAAGGCAAGGAGAAGAGCATTTCCAAGAAGATTGTCGATTGCACGGCTTTGTCG gttCGACAAGGAGATGGTCTCCCCAACGTGATATGCCATAGAtgcctatttaaaatagaattctGCTTGGAATTTCGTCAATTATGCTTCATTTCAGATGCCACACTGCGTCAGCTAAGTGGCTTTGCCAAAGAGATTGCCCCAGAAGAAAATATCACTGGACCTCAAATGCCTTTTTATGATCAAATGCTTAATGGAGGAGATGATAATGTTGTTATG gtTGTAGACCCCAATGCCTTAGACTATGAATCAGACGCTGATTCCGATGAAAGACATAGTGACATAGAAACCAATGacttagaaataaataaaaatgtgtccATGTGCAAATTTTGTGATCACGCTTTTACAGATACG GTTGAGTGCGCCGAACATGAAAGTACCGCTCACAATTCTGACTGCCCATATAGCTGTTCTTCATGTGCAATGAATTTTGCTGATAGGTTGGTATATTCAGCGCATATGAAAAGTGTTCATAAAAATGACAAACCGTACAATTGTCCACAATGTGATAGAACCTTTGCTAGGCGATCTGATTTGAGGAAACATACAATAGTACATAcag GAGTGAAGCCTTACACATGCAGTGTGTGCACCAAATCGTTTTCCAGGaatacaaatttatcaaaGCATATGAGAATACATTCTGGAACTAAGCCTTTTGTATGTTCAAAGTGCCCTAGAACTTTTACTTCCCGTGGTGATTTAAATAGACATTCAATGATACACACCGGACAGAGGCCATTTAG GTGCAATTATTGTCACTTATCATTTGGACGCAAAGATAAACTTTTCCGGCATGAGCAGCGACACTGGCCCGAAGAAAACAGCAAGGACAAATCTGAAGAATTGCAGGTTTTAAGACAGGATTTAGGGATTGAAGACTACACTTATAAAACCGGGATAGGAGATGGTTTTGAGAAATTACCCCGAAGGGGCGAAAGTCGTGAAAATATG gtgATTAATTTGGACCCGTTCAGTCATACAGAATTTGGAAGTGAAACAAATTTACAACGAGGACACGTGTCTGATGACGTACTGGATCAAAGTGCTTTGCCTAGCGTTTCTGCGGACTTAAAGGAGGAATTTAAG ACTGAAGATGCAGTAGCATTCACAGATACATCAAGGGACCAGATTACCGGAGAAAGTTTCTCGAGTGACGGACCGAACAGATCGGTTACGGACTCGGAAACCAAGCGATACAATTGCCTAATTTGCACTAAACAGTTTTCCACTCCAGACAACTTAAAATATCACATGGCAAGACACACTGGACACCGTCCGTTTGCGTGCCATGTCTGCGGCAAGTCATTTATCAGGAAACGGGAGTTGGATCGGCACGTTGTGACCCACACCGGGCTAAAGCCCTTTAAGTGCACGAAATGCTTTAAAAGCTTTGGCAGGAAAGATAAACTAGTCAGACATCTGAGAATTCACGACAGGCGGGACGTTCCGAAAAAATTCAGTGCCGATAAAATTAGAAAGCCCCTTTTTTTGCAGCAGAGGCTGATGATGAAGAACAAGATGGAAGGGAAAGTTGATTAG
- the alka gene encoding glycine receptor subunit alpha-1, producing the protein MSMPHNVNECIIVLIFFCCVFTFGCYGLVPKPRNPDNNNLSKSIIPDDYIREMRPPTTRSEPLVVDFSMRIVDINSINVEDMDFRMDMFLKQQWTDARIRIPEEMFEFKDDSVTLPTQFFDSLWQPDLYFLSSKVVEIATLTHKFSSVTLYRNKTIRYSARMHAIVACQMEFYNYPMDTQVCPVSVESFSYSNRKMTLKWSPPGVTISPELKLLQYNILQPLELRETHAYTLEKNGNFSRLVVLLKFERQIGHHLIQTFAPSTLVVVLSWFSFWLDLDAIPARVTLLVTCLLTLVTMFTGLRTDIPAVAYIKALDLWMAGCMVSVFASLGEFVIVKVLQVKYAHLKQKEAERSVVTTITPWTRELGERKRGSSLVYAKLRKHGWFSLYWRNNKGKVKIMWKEIDRISRIVFPALFFLFTAMYWSILIIGSRYSYHPIENH; encoded by the exons ATGAGTATGCCTCATAACGTTAATGAAtgtattattgttttgatttttttctgttg CGTATTCACCTTTGGGTGTTACGGTCTAGTACCAAAACCCAGAAATCCCGATAATAACAACCTGAGCAAAAGCATAATTCCTGATGATTACATTAGGG AAATGAGACCACCTACAACACGAAGTGAACCTTTAGTAGTGGATTTCAGCATGAGAATCGTGGACATCAATTCCATTAACGTTGAAGATATGGATTTCCG CATGGACATGTTTTTGAAGCAACAATGGACAGACGCAAGAATACGAATTCCCGAGGAAATGTTCGAATTCAAAGATGACTCTGTGACACTCCCTACTCAATTTTTCGACAGTTTGTGGCAACCCGATTTATACTTCTTAAGTTCTAAAGTTGTCG AAATTGCCACATTAACTCACAAATTTTCTTCTGTAACGCTCTACAGAAACAAAACTATACGTTACTCAGCAAGAATGCATGCCATCGTAGCCTGTCAGATGGAATTCTACAACTATCCCATGGACACTCAAGTTTGTCCAGTTTCAGTAGAGAGTT TTTCATACTCTAACAGGAAAATGACTTTAAAGTGGAGTCCTCCAGGGGTGACCATCAGCCCTGAGTTAAAGCTTCTTCAATACAATATATTACAACCACTTGAATTACGTGAAACTCATGCTTATACCTTAGAAAAGAATG GAAATTTCTCCAGATTAGTAGTTCTCTTGAAATTTGAACGTCAAATTGGGCATCATTTAATCCAGACATTTGCACCTTCCACTTTAGTGGTAGTACTCTCTTGGTTTAGCTTCTGGTTAGATCTAGACGCAATCCCAGCAAGAGTTACTCTTTTGGTGACCTGTCTTTTGACTTTGGTGACTATGTTTACCGGATTAAGAACAGATATTCCTGCAGTTGCCTACATCAAG GCTCTCGATTTGTGGATGGCTGGGTGCATGGTTTCAGTATTTGCTTCATTAGGCGAATTTGTTATAGTCAAAGTACTGCAAGTTAAATATGCGCATTTAAAACAGAAGGAGGCGGAAAGATCTGTG GTAACTACAATAACTCCTTGGACCAGGGAGCTTGGCGAAAGGAAGAGAGGCTCAAGTTTGGTTTATGCAAAACTACGCAAACATGGCTGGTTTAGTTTATATTGGAGAAAT AACAAAGGAAAGGTTAAGATAATGTGGAAAGAAATCGATAGGATTTCCAGGATTGTGTTCCCAGCTTTATTCTTTTTGTTTACAGCCATGTATTGGTCGATTCTCATCATTGGTAGTCGATATTCTTATCATCCAATAGAGAATCATTAA